GAGGATGTACCACGGTCAGGAAGAGGCCTACAGAGCAGAGGAAAGGTTTAAGTTGGTTTTTCAGCAAAGAGAAATACCCGATGATATTGAAGAGTTTACTATCAGCACGAATCCCATCTGGGTAGGCAAGCTCCTGGTTGAAGCCGGTTTGTGCCCTTCTACGAGTGAAGCCAAGCGTATGGTTAAACAAGGAGCGGTGAAGGTCGACGGCAAGCGGATTGAGGATGAGGATGCAAATCTTGCCCTTGAGGATGGGCAGGTTATTCAGGTTGGGAAGAGAAGGTTTGTCCGGATTCGGGTTTAGTGAGAAGTATTCACCTTCCGTTCACACTTTTCATATATTGAGGGTGCGGGAGGTGAATTTTTTTGTGTATGGCAGGAGGCGGCCGGTATGGGTTATCCCGGTAGTAATAGGGGTACTGATTTTGGTGATAATCATAGTAGATAGAAACATAGGACCTACATTATCCGAGATAGCCAGGACCAAAGCCCAATTGATGGGGGTTGAGTGTATAAACAAAGCGGTCAACGAACGGGTTGTACGAGACATCGAATACCGAGATCTGGTCTTAGTGCGTACGGATGATCGGGGAAGAGTGGTGTTAATTCAGCCGAATACGATAAAAATAAGTCAACTGATGGCGAAAAGCAGCCTGGAAATCGCCGAAGCATTGGACCAGTTGAGCGAGACATCGCTTGGCATACCACTCGGGCAGATGTTTGGTTCTACTTTTCTGGCCGGTTATGGCCCAAAAGTTCGGGTCAAAGTGATTCCGGCAGGCACCGTGAATGTGGACATCATTAGCAAGTTTCAGAGTGCTGGAATTAACCAATCTAGACATTTGATTTATCTTAAAGTATCTAGTAAACTAAAAGTGGTAGTTCCTTTCTCGAGTGATGAGGTGAAAGTGGCTACCACGATTCCGGTAGCGGAGACGATAATAGTTGGGGATGTCCCCGGTATGTATGTGAGTCTAGAGAAGCCGAATGCGATAACGCGTTCGGCTGTTCAATCCTTGAGTCCATAGATGATTGCAGTATTCGCAGACATTTTCTTGAAGGGTTTAAGAAAGGCTATTGACAGCCCCAACACCGCATGCTAATATAAATCTTGCGCGCGGCGAGGCGCGCGGGGAGATCTTAGAAAACTGAACAGCGGAGCCTAGTGCTTATGAATACGAGGATGGCCAGAGTAATTCTGGGGCAAAGATAAGCAAGGATTAGATGGAGAGTTTGATCCTGGCTCAGGACGAACGCTGGCGGCGTGCCTAACACATGCAAGTCGAGCGGTCCGGCACTCAGCACAGTGCTCATTCGGGGGATGTAGGAAGTAGAGGGAGAGGCAATTGGAGCAGGTAATTAGGGGATGAGTGAGCAGTGAGCTGAGTGCCGGATAGCGGCGGACGGGTGAGTAACGCGTGGGTAATCTACCCATAAGAGGGGGATAACACTGGGAAACCGGTGCTAATACCGCATAAGCTATTCGGTATGCATGTACTGGATAGTAAAGGTGGCCTCTGGAGCAAGCTACCGCTTATGGATGAGCCCGCGTCTGATTAGCTAGTTGGTGGGGTAACGGCCTACCAAGGCGACGATCAGTAGCCGGCCTGAGAGGGTGGACGGCCACACTGGGACTGAGACACGGCCCAGACTCCTACGGGAGGCAGCAGTGGGGAATATTGCGCAATGGGGGGAACC
The sequence above is drawn from the Syntrophothermus lipocalidus DSM 12680 genome and encodes:
- the yunB gene encoding sporulation protein YunB; amino-acid sequence: MYGRRRPVWVIPVVIGVLILVIIIVDRNIGPTLSEIARTKAQLMGVECINKAVNERVVRDIEYRDLVLVRTDDRGRVVLIQPNTIKISQLMAKSSLEIAEALDQLSETSLGIPLGQMFGSTFLAGYGPKVRVKVIPAGTVNVDIISKFQSAGINQSRHLIYLKVSSKLKVVVPFSSDEVKVATTIPVAETIIVGDVPGMYVSLEKPNAITRSAVQSLSP